The Apostichopus japonicus isolate 1M-3 chromosome 10, ASM3797524v1, whole genome shotgun sequence genomic sequence AGCTAATGGTTTTCCTCCGCCTCGGTATATTTGCTGATCTGTTCATGAGATGAGGAGATTACAACTATATGTAGCTGCTTTAATTTTCGAGGCTTTTGTTTTCCACTAGGCTGGAGCAAGAGGACTGATTGTTTGCGTTCAAGCATATATCCTGAAAACCCTCATGTTTACCGAATCCGATCTTCTTGTTCCTGACTCAAACAGGTGAGTACCATTGTGGGTTACTTATGTGTTAAGTTTCAGAGGGTGGGTGGTTGGGAGGGAGGGTTCGTTTTCTTGTATAATTTTTAAGTATAATGACCAAAATTTACAATCACATCATCAAACTTTCGTTAAATTTGACTTTAGATATAGAGGGTAGTGTCGATGTAAAATAAAGCTATACTTGCTACTGAAGGGGAGGAGTGGCAGGGGGAGAGGTTTGGGCAGGAGAATGGGTAGGTAGGGATAAGGGTATTGGGTCAGGGAAGGGTTTGTGTAAAGGGTGGGTGAAGGGAGGCGGTAAGGTAGGGGATGATTGAAGCAGTTAGACGGGATTAAAATAACTCTCATTCACATCGGATATGGATAAAAAGGCATATTCAAATAAATCAGGGTGacatatttaaataattgaAGATTAGGGCATTTATTAAACCCGTAATAATTATAAATTGCATTGCCTAGATATTTACTAGACTCTACGctgtgaggaggggggggggttcgttTTCTGTTATTATCTTTACTTTGTGTAACGATGAAAAGGGTGAGGGGTTGGTTTCCAGAAGTTTGCGAGGGTCGtgataaaacaaagttggaaGAAATCACATTGAGCTATTTACATATTACGTGATCcagaataaaagaagaaatttgCAAATTGCCAGATATGTTTTAATCATTATggttgaatatgtatatatatatatatatatatatatattttatagcaGTAGAGGATTACCTCGGTTATCGGCAGAGAAACATCAGAACAATGCTCTCGTTGACGCCATGGCGGCAATATTATGGCGTGCTGGAGAAAGGAAACGGGCTGTAGTATCGGTGTTGCATAACATTCACCCTGGGTTACTACACACGGATGAACGAAGAATGGAACACTTAGCAAAACGGGTAAGCACTTTCTGTTActaggggcggggggggggtgggaagggggagggagagatTGGGGATGGGAAGCGAATTCACATTTCCTACCGACTCTGATCTAGGTAGTGATCTGAACCTTTGTGATCAGGGCCAGAGGCgaatcaaatattttaaaagggagggggagggagaggggaggaggggggggggtgggtgctGATGCCCGGGGTCGTTGAAGTCGACTGTGTGAAGTGTATAGGGGGTTCTGGAGGGGGAATGAAATGGTGTACGTCAAATGGTACATTTTGAACtagcatatttagactatatgCCAATGAATGCTTGTCGACAGGTTCAAAAAGGTGGTTGGGTGTTTACCCGTAGTAGTGGTCTTATTCGTCCCAGAATGAATATAAAAATGCCCCAAATGAAAGGGTTTTCCCCGGTAGACAACGGGAGTGGTGATCATGCATGTTTTTTAAAGAAATCAGCTCGGCTACTTCTCTTATTAAATAAGAAAACCCAGTTAAATTTTGTTTGTCCTGACTTTTCATTTTTCCCGGGCTTGGAAATGCCAAACTTgtcattgggggaggggggggggccttaACAAGCCAAATTGGCAACCCCTGATCCCGAAGCTACAGCCAAGTGATGATAAACCACGGctattaaaatgtttaataacTATTGATAATATGCTCATGCGTGCTCGTTTTGGTTCAGAATTTTCCAAGATATAATATcatactttttcatttttcagttGCGATATTTCGAGTTAACGTCGGAGAAACAATTGAAGAAAACTCTACACAGAGAGCTACAGAaggtaaatatgaaatatgaaattgattTGTGTTTTGATTTGTGTATACATTGCGGTAATACCATGAGTGTATGTCATATACCAGAGTAATGATATACTTTGAAGACGGGATGGTAACCCTTggtaaagaaagaaattaaagacattaaTTTAGTGAGTGAACAAAAATCGGAACTGCAGTCAGGGGAGCAACCACGTATACTTCGGTGGGGttaggcggggggggggggttctcgAAGGTTAAGGGAGAGCTCACATCTGGACGACTTTGTATCTTACCAACCCCCTCCCCGCTTCCTTATACCGAAAGGGTGATGCGCCCATGTCTGCTGACATATATTCCACGTATTAGGCACGTACTTCTTTGAATTAATCTGATCAGCATATAACCTTGTGGTAATATTTTATTAACGTTTAGCATAAAACACAAGGGAGGGAAATGCTACTCTGACAATCCTTTGCACGGAGTAACGTGTTTTGTCTCTCCTAACAGTTTACAGACCAAGAAGGCGGTGGCGTTCTTAGCTTTCTATACAGTCTCTTGTTAACAAGGACGTCCGAAAGGTAATTTCCCATTCACACCCCCAATATAGACCGTTTTATGTGTATATAGATAGTGGGGGTGGGCCGGGGGGATAGAAATTAcgtggaggaggaggggagggtgtAACAAACGTGCGtgatatatttcataaatattatatgCAACTCATGTGACTATGCTCGGAGATACTATCTTTCATATAGAAACTGAATAACTTTCTTCACTCCAGCCTTACAAAATATAAACTTTAATAATGATAGTCGTAATAAACACAGGAGGCGGCGAACGGAGCGAGAGTATAATCAGAGGCATGGGTTAACTGGGAGGGGCGAGGGAGAAGTACGAGGAGTACCAGTGTTGTAAGAATAAGATGCAACGATTCAAGACACGTTAAAGAAGGCTTAGAGGAGCGGAGGTAAAATGGGTGGGGTCCGGGGAGGGGCGGGATTAATTTGAGCAACGTACGGTACTAATACCTTACATTCCCAACATACGCTTGAACGGCAGAGATGGTCTAAGGAGGGGAGTGGTGAGGGTAGGGACAACGGTGGGATTCAATTAGTAACGAAGCAACGTATACAAATATACCTTACATTCCCAACATACACATAAACGTTAGAGAAGGCCTAAATgagaggaggggaggtgggggaatGGGATGGGATGGGTTGGATTGATTTAGTTACGCCTAacgtataaataaataaatacaaatacatagAGTAAATATCCCATCATTATAAAACAGGGATCTTCTTATTTTTCTATTGTTATTTAGACAATAACTCCTTTTTGGtcccctttttctttcttttgtgtgTTTCAGGTTACAGGCTGACCTACAAGGGGCAGCGTTGTTAACAGAGAAGAATCGATGTGCAATATCTTTACTTAACCTTCTTTTAGTCGGTCAGGCGACTCCATACGTCTTTAATGGCAAAATTCTCTACGACGACGATGGCAATTTACTAGTGAGTCAACACGTTTGGGTCTATACAAATCGAGGGCGCCATTCAATAATAGAATGAGCTCAATTTTAGTCTCTCATCTATAAGTGATACAGGTGTAAGGGACTAGCAGCTTTCGCATGTTTCCGCTTGTCAGACGCGAATCCAAGGATGTGGTgtggggaaggtgggggggggggtgatgtttttaaaacaaaaaaacttataAATAGTTTAAACAGTCTATGCGAGACGGAGCCAATGGTGGGAAAgttcaaaaattaaaaactaaCAATAAAGAAATATGATAAGATATTTATGTCTCTAAATCCGAAGACATCTTCCTAAAGTACAGAGTAAAAATATTCACAGTAAAAGTATTATTAGTCTTATGATTTTGTCTCTCTGACTTTATCACGCATGAAGGCGAGTCCTGTTGTTGGAATTCTCGAGCGAAGTGATATCGGTCTACTTATTATTGACAGAGAAAAACCAGCAAGTCGAGACCCAACGAAACACGTGAGTGAATTCAAACTGAAACTCCCCAATGTCAAATTAATGGATATGTTTCTATACATGATGTATAATATGTGTGCATTTTATACGAGTATAGGCCACATCCAAAGATTAGAATCCTGC encodes the following:
- the LOC139975044 gene encoding inactive ubiquitin carboxyl-terminal hydrolase MINDY-4B-like isoform X2, whose product is MAGSQAMDTAHLERLAKVLEINSNEPIKPPRSEESKMTRPSTVPAIGTKDPSPKEELLPGETLSMIEIRSLKRLLFEGRMMIFDDEWKKASFVFQSVLSKCPYGILAPQAGARGLIVCVQAYILKTLMFTESDLLVPDSNSRGLPRLSAEKHQNNALVDAMAAILWRAGERKRAVVSVLHNIHPGLLHTDERRMEHLAKRLRYFELTSEKQLKKTLHRELQKFTDQEGGGVLSFLYSLLLTRTSERLQADLQGAALLTEKNRCAISLLNLLLVGQATPYVFNGKILYDDDGNLLASPVVGILERSDIGLLIIDREKPASRDPTKHLGSMLKTPKFPIWVTSLNRHISVLFATNINLNRDWRSEQKFDLYYLNCQLTRREATKITVDTRTTNSYSSTTKKGKPDPKSFPIVEECISSRWPGARIDWNGGIPYF
- the LOC139975044 gene encoding inactive ubiquitin carboxyl-terminal hydrolase MINDY-4B-like isoform X1; this encodes MAGSQAMDTAHLERLAKVLEINSNEPIKPPRSEESKMTRPSTVPAIGTKDPSPKEELLPGETLSMIEIRSLKRLLFEGRMMIFDDEWKKASFVFQSVLSKCPYGILAPQAGARGLIVCVQAYILKTLMFTESDLLVPDSNSSRGLPRLSAEKHQNNALVDAMAAILWRAGERKRAVVSVLHNIHPGLLHTDERRMEHLAKRLRYFELTSEKQLKKTLHRELQKFTDQEGGGVLSFLYSLLLTRTSERLQADLQGAALLTEKNRCAISLLNLLLVGQATPYVFNGKILYDDDGNLLASPVVGILERSDIGLLIIDREKPASRDPTKHLGSMLKTPKFPIWVTSLNRHISVLFATNINLNRDWRSEQKFDLYYLNCQLTRREATKITVDTRTTNSYSSTTKKGKPDPKSFPIVEECISSRWPGARIDWNGGIPYF